A stretch of Physeter macrocephalus isolate SW-GA chromosome 8, ASM283717v5, whole genome shotgun sequence DNA encodes these proteins:
- the LOC102990228 gene encoding cytoplasmic 60S subunit biogenesis factor ZNF622 isoform X4 — MATYTCNTCRALLDDAEAQRAHYKTDWHRYNLRRKVAGMAPVGAEGFQERVRAQRALAEPESKGAATYCTVCSKKFASFKAYENHLRSRRHVELEKQAVSRKVAILNEKNLEKGLGVDSVDKDAVNAAIQQVIKAQPSTSPKEAAPAPEAESRNPVTVAAGGRGTQQRDPAEKPPRLQWFEQQTKKLAKQQGEEESEEDLDADDWEDIDSDEELEWEDAEATEEEEEEEEAGGSTPLGAIPITDCLFCPHHSSSLTKNVAHMTKVHSFFIPDVEYLSDLKGLIKYLGEKVGVGKICLWCNERGKSFYSTEAVQAHMNDRSHCKLFTDGDALLEFADFYDFRGSYPGHKEGEDPGETEELPSERALGYDGDTMELILPSGHNISYAVYFLWNHIKSL, encoded by the exons CAACCTGAGGCGCAAAGTGGCCGGCATGGCCCCGGTCGGCGCCGAGGGCTTCCAGGAGCGGGTGCGGGCGCAGCGGGCCCTGGCGGAGCCGGAGAGCAAGGGCGCGGCCACCTACTGCACCGTCTGCAGTAAGAAGTTTGCCTCCTTCAAGGCCTACGAAAACCATCTGAGGTCCCGGCGGCACGTGGAGCTGGAGAAGCAGGCGGTGAGTCGGAAAGTGGCGATCCTGAATGAAAAGAACTTGGAGAAGGGGCTGGGCGTGGACAGTGTGGACAAGGATGCGGTGAACGCGGCCATCCAGCAGGTCATCAAGGCTCAGCCGTCCACGTCTCCCAAGGAGGCGGCCCCAGCGCCCGAGGCGGAGTCCCGGAATCCCGTGACCGTGGCCGCTGGAGGACGTGGGACTCAGCAGCGAGACCCGGCCGAGAAACCTCCCCGGCTGCAGTGGTTTGAACAGCAGACGAAGAAGTTGGCCAAGcagcagggggaggaggagagtgagGAGGACCTGGATGCAGATG ACTGGGAGGATATTGATTCTGATGAGGAACTGGAATGGGAGGATGCTGAAGccacggaggaggaggaggaggaggaagaggctggaggAAGCACCCCGCTTGGTGCCATCCCCATCACGGACTGCTTATTTTGTCCCCATCATTCCAGCTCCCTCACGAAGAATGTGGCTCATATGACTAAAGTCCACAGCTTCTTTATTCCTGATGTAGAGTATCTTTCAGATCTTAAGGGACTGATTAAATATTTGG GAGAGAAAGTTGGTGTGGGGAAGATTTGCTTGTGGTGCAATGAGAGGGGGAAGTCCTTCTACTCCACGGAAGCTGTACAGGCTCACATGAACGACAGGAGTCACTGCAAGCTCTTCACAGATGGGGATGCGCTTTTGGAATTTGCAGACTTCTATGATTTTAG GGGTAGCTACCCAGGTCACAAGGAAGGGGAGGACCCTGGTGAGACTGAGGAGTTGCCCTCAGAGAGGGCCTTGGGATACGATGGTGACACCATGGAGCTGATTCTCCCTTCTG gtcataaTATTTCTTATGCTGTGTACTTCCTGTGGAATCATATCAAGAGTTTATGA
- the LOC102990228 gene encoding cytoplasmic 60S subunit biogenesis factor ZNF622 isoform X3, with product MATYTCNTCRALLDDAEAQRAHYKTDWHRYNLRRKVAGMAPVGAEGFQERVRAQRALAEPESKGAATYCTVCSKKFASFKAYENHLRSRRHVELEKQAVSRKVAILNEKNLEKGLGVDSVDKDAVNAAIQQVIKAQPSTSPKEAAPAPEAESRNPVTVAAGGRGTQQRDPAEKPPRLQWFEQQTKKLAKQQGEEESEEDLDADDWEDIDSDEELEWEDAEATEEEEEEEEAGGSTPLGAIPITDCLFCPHHSSSLTKNVAHMTKVHSFFIPDVEYLSDLKGLIKYLGEKVGVGKICLWCNERGKSFYSTEAVQAHMNDRSHCKLFTDGDALLEFADFYDFRGSYPGHKEGEDPGETEELPSERALGYDGDTMELILPSGAALVRQRDMQYVQRMKSKWMLKMGMKNNATRQVHFRPQVPF from the exons CAACCTGAGGCGCAAAGTGGCCGGCATGGCCCCGGTCGGCGCCGAGGGCTTCCAGGAGCGGGTGCGGGCGCAGCGGGCCCTGGCGGAGCCGGAGAGCAAGGGCGCGGCCACCTACTGCACCGTCTGCAGTAAGAAGTTTGCCTCCTTCAAGGCCTACGAAAACCATCTGAGGTCCCGGCGGCACGTGGAGCTGGAGAAGCAGGCGGTGAGTCGGAAAGTGGCGATCCTGAATGAAAAGAACTTGGAGAAGGGGCTGGGCGTGGACAGTGTGGACAAGGATGCGGTGAACGCGGCCATCCAGCAGGTCATCAAGGCTCAGCCGTCCACGTCTCCCAAGGAGGCGGCCCCAGCGCCCGAGGCGGAGTCCCGGAATCCCGTGACCGTGGCCGCTGGAGGACGTGGGACTCAGCAGCGAGACCCGGCCGAGAAACCTCCCCGGCTGCAGTGGTTTGAACAGCAGACGAAGAAGTTGGCCAAGcagcagggggaggaggagagtgagGAGGACCTGGATGCAGATG ACTGGGAGGATATTGATTCTGATGAGGAACTGGAATGGGAGGATGCTGAAGccacggaggaggaggaggaggaggaagaggctggaggAAGCACCCCGCTTGGTGCCATCCCCATCACGGACTGCTTATTTTGTCCCCATCATTCCAGCTCCCTCACGAAGAATGTGGCTCATATGACTAAAGTCCACAGCTTCTTTATTCCTGATGTAGAGTATCTTTCAGATCTTAAGGGACTGATTAAATATTTGG GAGAGAAAGTTGGTGTGGGGAAGATTTGCTTGTGGTGCAATGAGAGGGGGAAGTCCTTCTACTCCACGGAAGCTGTACAGGCTCACATGAACGACAGGAGTCACTGCAAGCTCTTCACAGATGGGGATGCGCTTTTGGAATTTGCAGACTTCTATGATTTTAG GGGTAGCTACCCAGGTCACAAGGAAGGGGAGGACCCTGGTGAGACTGAGGAGTTGCCCTCAGAGAGGGCCTTGGGATACGATGGTGACACCATGGAGCTGATTCTCCCTTCTG GAGCAGCTCTCGTGCGCCAGCGGGACATGCAGTATGTCCAAAGGATGAAGTCGAAATGGATGCTGAAGATGGGAATGAAGAACAATGCCACCAGGCAGGTGCACTTCAGGCCCCAGGTGCCGTTCTGA
- the LOC102990228 gene encoding cytoplasmic 60S subunit biogenesis factor ZNF622 isoform X1 → MATYTCNTCRALLDDAEAQRAHYKTDWHRYNLRRKVAGMAPVGAEGFQERVRAQRALAEPESKGAATYCTVCSKKFASFKAYENHLRSRRHVELEKQAVSRKVAILNEKNLEKGLGVDSVDKDAVNAAIQQVIKAQPSTSPKEAAPAPEAESRNPVTVAAGGRGTQQRDPAEKPPRLQWFEQQTKKLAKQQGEEESEEDLDADDWEDIDSDEELEWEDAEATEEEEEEEEAGGSTPLGAIPITDCLFCPHHSSSLTKNVAHMTKVHSFFIPDVEYLSDLKGLIKYLGEKVGVGKICLWCNERGKSFYSTEAVQAHMNDRSHCKLFTDGDALLEFADFYDFRGSYPGHKEGEDPGETEELPSERALGYDGDTMELILPSGARVGHRSLMRYYKQRFGLSRAVAVAKNQKALGRVLQQYRALGWTASTGAALVRQRDMQYVQRMKSKWMLKMGMKNNATRQVHFRPQVPF, encoded by the exons CAACCTGAGGCGCAAAGTGGCCGGCATGGCCCCGGTCGGCGCCGAGGGCTTCCAGGAGCGGGTGCGGGCGCAGCGGGCCCTGGCGGAGCCGGAGAGCAAGGGCGCGGCCACCTACTGCACCGTCTGCAGTAAGAAGTTTGCCTCCTTCAAGGCCTACGAAAACCATCTGAGGTCCCGGCGGCACGTGGAGCTGGAGAAGCAGGCGGTGAGTCGGAAAGTGGCGATCCTGAATGAAAAGAACTTGGAGAAGGGGCTGGGCGTGGACAGTGTGGACAAGGATGCGGTGAACGCGGCCATCCAGCAGGTCATCAAGGCTCAGCCGTCCACGTCTCCCAAGGAGGCGGCCCCAGCGCCCGAGGCGGAGTCCCGGAATCCCGTGACCGTGGCCGCTGGAGGACGTGGGACTCAGCAGCGAGACCCGGCCGAGAAACCTCCCCGGCTGCAGTGGTTTGAACAGCAGACGAAGAAGTTGGCCAAGcagcagggggaggaggagagtgagGAGGACCTGGATGCAGATG ACTGGGAGGATATTGATTCTGATGAGGAACTGGAATGGGAGGATGCTGAAGccacggaggaggaggaggaggaggaagaggctggaggAAGCACCCCGCTTGGTGCCATCCCCATCACGGACTGCTTATTTTGTCCCCATCATTCCAGCTCCCTCACGAAGAATGTGGCTCATATGACTAAAGTCCACAGCTTCTTTATTCCTGATGTAGAGTATCTTTCAGATCTTAAGGGACTGATTAAATATTTGG GAGAGAAAGTTGGTGTGGGGAAGATTTGCTTGTGGTGCAATGAGAGGGGGAAGTCCTTCTACTCCACGGAAGCTGTACAGGCTCACATGAACGACAGGAGTCACTGCAAGCTCTTCACAGATGGGGATGCGCTTTTGGAATTTGCAGACTTCTATGATTTTAG GGGTAGCTACCCAGGTCACAAGGAAGGGGAGGACCCTGGTGAGACTGAGGAGTTGCCCTCAGAGAGGGCCTTGGGATACGATGGTGACACCATGGAGCTGATTCTCCCTTCTG GTGCCAGAGTGGGTCATCGCTCCTTGATGAGATACTACAAACAGCGGTTTGGCTTGTCAAGAGCTGTGGCAGTTGCTAAGAATCAGAAGGCTCTGGGCCGGGTCCTCCAGCAGTACAGAGCCCTGGGGTGGACTGCCAGCACAG GAGCAGCTCTCGTGCGCCAGCGGGACATGCAGTATGTCCAAAGGATGAAGTCGAAATGGATGCTGAAGATGGGAATGAAGAACAATGCCACCAGGCAGGTGCACTTCAGGCCCCAGGTGCCGTTCTGA